CCTGTTGAAGGTGCAGCAGGGAAAACCGGTACCTGGCGGGTATTCCGGCCGGTCGTTGACAAGGAAAAATGCAATGAATGCGGACTGTGCCAGACTTACTGCCCTGATGGGACGATCGATCAGGAACTCAATATTGACCTGAATTTCTGCAAAGGTTGCGGCA
Above is a window of uncultured Methanoregula sp. DNA encoding:
- a CDS encoding 4Fe-4S binding protein; its protein translation is MSSTKRERLAISRPVEGAAGKTGTWRVFRPVVDKEKCNECGLCQTYCPDGTIDQELNIDLNFCKGCGICANECPKKAITMIREEK